Part of the Streptomyces sp. f51 genome is shown below.
ACGGCCCGGTCGGCATCGTTGTCCCGCTGCTCGCCGGCCCGGACAACGCCCTGCTGCGCCGGATCCGCCAGGCGGTCATGGAAAGCCGTGTCGCGGCCGAGCTGACCGACGTCCTCGGTCCGCACCCGCTGCTCGCCGAGGCGCTGCACGTACGCCTCTCCGAGGCCGGTCTGGCCCGCGCCGACCGCGCCCGGCTGTTCACCGTGGCGACCGCCGCGGACGGCATCGTGCTCGCCACCGTCGGCGGCGAGGACGCGGTGCAGGCGGCCGGGATCACCGGCATGCTGCTCGCCGCGCGTCTCGCCGTGCCGGTCATGGCGGCGGCCCTCGACGAGGAGGGTTCCATCGCGGCCATCGCCGAGCAGCTGCGCGGCTCCGGTTCGCAGCAGCTCGCGCTCGCGCCGTATCTGATCGGTCCCGAGCTCGACGCGGGTCTGCTCGACGCGGCCGCCAAGGAGGCCGGGTGCAGCGCCGCCGAGGCCCTCGGCCCGTACCCGGCGATCGGCAAGCTCGCGCTCTCCCAGTACACGTCGGCGCTGGGTATCGCGCCGCCGCAGAGCCAGGGAGCGCCGGCCTTCTAGTCGGCCGTCACACCCGCACCACCCGTACCACCCGCACACCGAAAGGGCCCGCTCCTGAGCCAGGAGGGGCCCTTTCCCATGGGCGCGTGGCCCACCCGGCGCACCCTCTGGGGGCATGCCGGGCCGGCCGGATCAGCCGAGGACCACGCAGGACGCGGCGGGCGCCTCGATCGAGCCCGCGCGGCGCGGAACGCCGGTGCCGGGATCGACGTCGAACCAGGTCACGTCGCCGGAGCGCTCGTTGGCCGCGTACAGGAAGCGCCCCGAGGCATCGAGGGCCAGCGCACGCGGCCAGACGCCGCCGCAGGGCACCTCGGCGACGAGCGTGAGCACCTCGCCCGACGCGTCGACGCCGAGCACGGAGACGGTGTCCCGGCCCCGGGTGGCGGTCCACACGAAGCGGCCGTCGGGCGAGACGGCTATGCCCGACGGGTACGGGTCACCGTCCGGGACGCCGGACAGGACCGGCGTCTCGCCGACGGGCCGGAGCGAGCCCTCCTCGCCGTCCCAGCGGCAGACGGTGACGGTCGGGGCGAGTTCGTTGAGGACGTAGGCGTGCCCGCCCCGCGGGTGGAAGGCGAGATGGCGCGGCCCGGAGCCGGGGCGCAGGGCGGTCTCGCGGCGCAGGGTGAGTGTTCCGCCGTCGAGGGCGCACACCCGGACGGAGTCCGTGCCGAGGTCGACGCTGACGGCCCAGCGGCCGCCGGGGTCGGGCTGCACCTGGTGGGCGTGCGGGCCCCGCTGCCGCTGCGTGTTCGGACCGGAACCGGTGTGGCGGAGCACGCTCGATGCGGCGGGCGCCAGGCTGCCGTCGGGACGGACGGGGACCGCGCTCACACTGCCCGAGCCGTAGTCGGCCGTCAGGACGTGTCCGCCGAGGACGCTGAGGTGCGTGGGGCCGCCGCCACCGGTCGGAGTCGGCGGACCGGTCAGTTCCGGCTTGTCGCCGTGCACGCGGAAGGCGGCCACCGCGCCCTCGTCGGTCTCGCTGACCGCGTACAGGACGTCACGCCCGGGCCCGAGGGCCAGATACGAGGGGTCGGGCACGTCGGCGACCACGCTCAGCACGGTCAGTGCGCCGCTGTCCGGATCCACGTCCGCCGTCAGGACGCCTAGGCCTCCCGCCGCCGTGAACGAGCCGATGAACGCCCGCTGTCGCCGCCCGTCGCCCTGCGCCACTTTCGGTCCCCTCTCGATGCCGCTTCGTCGGGGCGACGGTAGCAGTCACGGGCCTGCGGTCTAGACCAAAGCGAGGTGCCCCGCGCCGGTTCGGTGGAGGCCGTACGCCGGCCGCCACGGGCCGCGCGAGAGGGCGCCGGAACCGGGGTGGCGGCGGCGGCTCCGAGGCCGCCCAGCGGGCACCCACACCCCGTAGTGGATCTTCCTGACCGGTATCCGGTCACCGCACGAGAACGGCCCCCTGGGTGCGGGACCACGCACCCAGGGGGCCGGGGACCGTCCGCGCCGGGCGCGGACGGTGTTTCGCGGGGGCGTCAGACGCCGACGAGCCGGGAGTCGCGCACCGGTCCGCGCAGCGGTGTCGCCATGTCGACGAGCGCCCGCTCGAGGCCGTGCAGATGCGCGAGGGCCTGCTCGGCGCCGGGGTGGTGCCGGGGGACGCCCTGGTGGGCCGCGGGAGCGCCGCCCGGCACGGCCCCGACCAGCGACTCCATCGCCGACTCGACGCGCCGGCAGGCCGCCGCGAGACGGACGTCGTGCGAGGCGTCCGGGTCGGCCGCGACGGCGGCGAGACCCCGTACCTCGCGGGCGCAGTCGTCCAGCAGCGCCAGGATCGCGCGGGCCCGCTCCTTGCGCTGCCGCATCGGGTTGAGCGGATGCACCAGGGGTGCGAGAGCCATCCGTACCCGCCCGAGCAGCCCTTCCAGCTCCGCCGCGAGCGGGGCGGGGTCCGCCTGGGCGTCGCCCGCGAGCCGCCGGGCCGCCGCCGAGGTGCATCCGTGCACGGCGTGCAGGGCGCGCTCGATCCAGCGGTCGGTGACCGTGTGCGTGGTGATCGGCAGGACGAGCGCGACCGCGAGCGCGGCACCGAGCGCGCCGACACCGGTCTCGGCGAGCCGGAGGACCAGCAGCCCCGGGTGCAGGACGCCGAGCAGCCCGTAGAGCAGGCCCGCCATGACGGTGACGAAGAACATCATCCAGCTGTACGAGGGCGCGGCCGTGTAGAAGATCCCGAAGACGCTCACAGCGACCAGGACGGCGGTCGGCGCCGGTGCGCCGTGCAGCGGTACGGCGACGAGCAGCCCGGCCATGATCCCGACGAGCGTGCCGACCACCCGGCGGAACCCCCGGACCAGCGTCTCACCGCGCGAGGCCGTGTTGACGAAGATCCACCACGCGGTGCCGACGGCCCAGTACCAGCGGTCGTGCGAGATCAGCTGGCCCGCGGCGAGGGCGAAGCCGCAGGCCGCGGCCGCCTGGAAGGCCTGGCGGGTGGCGGGGCGCGCCAGTCCGCGCCCCTCCAGCGGCAGCGGCGCGGCGGGCAGGGGGCTGCGCCGCTCGATGCACCACGCGCCGAACCGCACGGCCGAGGACGCCGCCAGCGACAGGGCGACGGCGGTGTAGAGCTGCGGGAGCTGGGCGGGCACGGCGTGCAGGAACTGGGTGGTGAAGAACATCATGAACGCGAAGATGCCGAGCGCGTGCCCGCGCGGGCCGAAGCGGCGGGCGTACACCCCGGCGAAGACGACGGCGAGCCAGGTCGCATCCCGCAGCAGCGGCGCCCCGTGCAGGGTGGTCGCCGCCGCGAGGACCGGGAAACCCACCACGGGCAGCAGCGCGGTGGTACCGGCCTGGCCGCGCACGGTCGGGTCGCCGACGGTGAAGAGCGCGAGGAGCGCTGCGAGCCCGCCGGCGATCGAGGCGGGGAGCGAGAGTCCGGCCAGCCGGCACACCGTGACCGCCAGGCCGATGCCGACGACGGCCCGGAGAGAGACCCGCAACCGGAACAGTCCCGGATCCGGCGCCATGAACATCTTCTTCACCGTCGGCAGCCCGCCCCCACTTCGCGTTCAACACGGAATTCGGCATGCGCAGCGCACATGCGAAAGGCGCCGCGGGTCCGGTACGGCGTCCTTGCCGTCCGGCGCTGCGCAGCGCCATCGATACGGACAAGGTACGCGGCAGCTCCGAACTGGCTCAACTCGTACGGTTTCGACTGAGCCATTGGTACAGTCGAAGGCGATCGTCGTCAGCCACAAGGAGGCCAACGGACCATGCCCGTGGACGAGCTCGACACGCGCATCCTGCGGCTGCTGCTGGAGCAGCCGCGCACCAGCGTCCGCGAGTACGCCCGTGTCCTCGGTGTCGCCCGCGGCACGCTCCAGGCCAGGCTCGACCGGCTGGAGCGGGACGGAGTGATCACCGGGACGGCCCCGTCCCTGTCCCCCGCCGCCCTCGGCCATCCCGTGCTCGCCTTCGTGCACATCGAGGTCACCCAGGGCCATCTGGACGATGTGGGCGACGCGCTCGCCGCCGTACCGGAGATCATCGAGGCGTTCTCGATCACCGGCGGCGGCGATCTGATCACCCGGGTCGCGGCGCGCGACAACGCGCACCTGGAGGACGTGATCCAGGCTCTGATCAGCCTGCCGGGCGTGGTCCGCACCCGGACCGAGGTGGCACTGCGCGAACGCGTCCCGCACCGGCTGCTGCCGCTGGTCGAGTCGATCGGGCGGGCGGCGCGGCGCTGAGCGCGACGCGAGGGGCCGCCTCGCTCCACGCACCCCGCGGATGGATCATTCCTGGGCATCCTTGACCGTATGAGCAGCCTCGATGGCACTGCGGTCATCTTCGATCTCGACGGAACGCTCGTGGACAGCGAACCGAACTACTTCGAAGCCGGGCGCCGGGCCCTCGCCGCCCAGGGCGTCGGCGACTTCACCTGGGCCGACCACGAGACGTACGTCGGCATCAGCACCCAGGAGACGGTCGCGCTCTGGAAGGAGCGCTACGGACTGACGGCCCCGCTGGAGACCCTGCTCGCCGAGGTGAACCGCCGCTACCTGGAACTGGCCCGCGCCTCCACGCCGGTCTACCCGGAGATGCGGGCGTTCGTGCACCTGCTGGCCGCGGCCGGCGTTCCGATGGCGGTGGCCTCCGGTTCCTCGCGCGAGGCCATCGAGGTCATCCTGTCCGGGACCGGCCTGGCCTCCCGGCTCACGACCGTCGTGTCCGCCGACGAGGTGGCGCACGGCAAGCCCGCCCCCGACGTGTTCCTCGAAGCGGCACGCCGACTGGGGGCGGCCCCGGCGGACTGCGTGGTCCTGGAGGACGCCGCGCCGGGCGCCGTCGCCGCGCACGCGGCCGGCATGCGCTGCGTCGCCCTTCCCTACCTCCCCGATCAGGCCGACGATCCCGCCTTCGCGCGGGCCGATCTGCTCGTACGCGGCGGTCAGGCCGGGTTCAGCGCGCGGGCGGCGTACGCCTGGCTGGCGAACGAGGCCCCGCGTTCCTGAGCGGGCACGCGCCCGCGGGTCATTTCCGAAGACCACGGCCGGAACTCCGCCCGGTACGCCAGAATGCCCGTCGGCGAGCGGTTCCGGGCACCGCGCGGAACGGTTCGGCCGTCACGGAGCTGTCGCCCGAACCGCTGGGGCCCGAGCGGACCGCTGTACGAGGTCGCCCGGCCCGGAGAGTCCGGTCGCCGCGGGCGGTCCGGCCGCGCCGCCGGGAGGAGTCCCGCCTTCGTTCCGGAAGGAGTACGCGTGCACCCCGACAAGGACGCATCCGCGGGCTCGGGAGCGCCGGCACGTCCGGACGGGCCGCTGCGCTCGGACGCGCGACGCAATCGCGAGCGCATCCTGGCCGTGGCGCTCGCGGAGCTCACCCGCTCCGCCGACACGCCGCTGAGCGCGATAGCGAGGAAGGCGGGGGTCGGCCAGGGGACCTTTTACCGCAACTTCCACCATCGCGAGGCCCTCATCGTGGAGATCCACCGCCACGAGGTGCGGCAGGTGACCGACGCGGCGGCGCACCTGCTCGCCACCCGCCCGCCGCACCGGGCACTGCGGGAGTGGACGGACCGTCTCACCCGGTTCGCGATGGCCGAGGCGGGCCTGACCGCGGCGCTGCGCACGGCCGACGGCGGCTCCCGGGGCGTCCGGGCCAGGCTCGACCACGGGCCCGTGCGCGCGGCCGTCGCGCTCCTGCTGAGGACCAACGAGCAGGCGGGCACGATTCGCCCCGGGGTGACCCCCGACGACTTCCTGCTCGCCGTGGCCGGGCTCTGGCACCTCGACCCGCACGGGGACTGGCCGACGGACGCCCGCCGCCTGCTGGACCTGGTGACGGACGGTCTGCGCGTGGGCGCGCCTGGACCGGCCACGCCGTCGCGGGAGGACTGAGCCGCGTCCTTCGCCGCAGCGGCAGGACCGGCCCGGACGGCGGCCGGGGTCGGCGGCGGACCAGCCGCGGCCGTACTCCTGAGTCCGCGGGGTTCCCGCTCTCAGCGGGCCGCCGAAGGGGGCGGCAGGCGCAGTCCGGTGAGGTCCGGGGGTACGGGATTGTCGGGACGGAAGAACGGGGCGGCTTCGGCGTCGGACGCCGTGGCCGGAGCGTCCGTGAGGCGGAAGCGGTCGCGCAGCCGGCCGTAGAAGTCGGTGGGGCGCAGCCGGATGAGACGCACCCGGCGCGGAGCCCGGAAGACACCGATCCAGTCGCCGGGACCGATGACCCCGCGCAGCTGGCCGTCGATGCTGACGGCTGCCTGGCCCGAGTGCGGCAGCACCCGCAGGGCGACGGGCTCGTCCGGCGCGGCGACGACGCTGCGGTTGAAGGTCATGTGCGGGGCGATCGGGGTGAAGACGACGGCGTCCATGTGCGGTGAGAGCACGGGGCCGCCGGCGGCGAAGCTGTAGGCGGTCGATCCGGTGGGGGTGGCGACGGCGAAGGCGTCCGCCGAGTAGGAGGCCAGCCGGCGTCCGGCGAAGTAGACGCCGACGCCGACCTGGTGGTCCCGGGCCAGCTTCTCCAGGACGACATCGTTCAGGGCCATGACGTCCAGTGCCACGCCCCAGCCGTCGCCGTCCGTCGTCCCGACGCTGACCTGCGGCGGAGGAAGGGCGGGCCCGCGCCCGTAGCAGAGCACCGTCTCGATGTCCCCGGGGACCTCCAGCGCACGGGAGGCGCGCATGGTCAGCGTCATGCGTTCCTCGACGGTGGCCTTCCCCTCGTGGACCTCCTGAAGCGCGCGGGTGACGTCCGCGGCCGGCACCTCGGTCAGGAACCCGACCTTGCCGAGGTCCACACCCAGCACGGTCGCACCGCTCTTGACCGCGATCCGGGCGCCGCGCAGGAAGGTGCCGTCCCCGCCGAGCGTGACGACGAGGTCCGGATTGCCCGCCGCCTCGGCCTCCGCGCGTCCGCCGCGACGCCGCTGGTCCTTGGCCCAGACGTCGATGTCGGTGCACCGGATGCCTCGCTCCTCGCACCATCGGTGCACGGCGCGCGCGACATCGTTGGCCGCCGTCCTTCCCTGGTGGACGACCAGACCGACGCGGTGCACGGACACGGCAACCTCCACCCGTAAAAGGCCCGGGACACGACTCGATCCTTCCATGAATACGACATCTCGGTACGGAGGGGACGCACCGGGGACGGACTGGAGAGGGCCGAGGACGGGCCGAAGACGGGCTGGAGAGGGGCTGGAGGCGGGCCGCCCTCGCCACCTCAGGTCCGGAGGAGCCACCGGACCGCGGCGCGTCACCGCGCGGACACCGCCCTGGAAACCGGCTCCGGGATCCGAGGGGCGCGGGGTCACACCACGGCCTCAACTCCGTTGCAAACAAGCGCAGTTCACCATCCGCCCCACGCCGGAACCGAGTTGCCTCCACGCCCCGCTTCCGCCACCCCCGACACGCCGGACGGATTCCAGCCGTGTCGGCACCACCGGGGCAGGGCAACTCGCTTCCGCTCAAGCCGAGTTCGGGCGGCGTCAGCAGCCGGGCAGTCCGGACGGGAGCCGTTCCGTCGGCCGAACAATTTCGGACACTTGGGCATCCTGCCGAACACTGAACGACTATCGTCTCGAATTGACGTCTCCTGAGCGACCGACACGGCTCGGAGATCCCGTCACGTCCGCTTTCATCCGCATTGCGGACTGGTTCGACCACCCCCATGAAAGGTTCCTTTCGTGATCAACAGCAATCACGGGGCCGATTACGAGAGCGTCCTGCTCGACCGCAAAGGCCAGGCCGAAGCCTTCGACGCCATCGGCGACCGCTACGACGAGGCCTTTCCGCACAAGGAGGGCCAGGTCACCGCGGGCGACTGGCTGATCGGGTCGCTGAGCCCGGGAGCGCGGGTCCTGGATCTCGGCTGCGGCACGGGGGTGCCGACCGCACGCCAGATGGCGGACGCCGGGTTCGAGGTCGTGGGGGTCGACCTCTCCGCCCGCATGGTGGAGCTCGCGAGCGCCTACGTGCCCGACGCGACCTTCCATCAACTGGACCTCGCCGACCTGCGCCCGGGCGGTCCGCGCGACCTCGGCCGCTTCGACGCCGTCGCCGCCTTCTTCTCGCTGCTGATGCTGCCGCGCGCGGAGATCCCCTTCGCCCTGCGGACCATCCGTCATCTGCTCGCGCCCGGCGGCCTGTTCGTCCTCTCGATGGTCGAGGCCGACGTGGACGACTTCGCGATCCCGTTCCTCGGGAACACCATCCGGGTCTCCGGATATCTGCGGGAGGACCTGCACAAGGTCATCGAGGAGACCGGTTTCGAGATCGTCAAGGAGACCTCGTACACCTACGCCCCGGCGGTGAGCGACGTACCGCCCGAGGAGCAGGTGTTCCTGTGCTGCCGGCGGTGTGACTGAGGAGGCGGAGTCCGAGCCGCGGACCGCGCACCCACCGACGGGACAGAACGCGTGACCGAGCACCCCACCCACGAGGGCAGCGCCCCGCCACAGGGCCTTCTCCCGTCTGCCGTCGTGGCGGACGGGCGTGTGCCGCAGACCGACCGCCTCCGCTATCTCGATGTGGCGACGCGGCGGATCGCCCGCGGAATGGATCTGGACGGGACACTCCGGGAACTGCGCCGGGCGGCCGTGCCGGCGTTCGCGGACGCGGTCTTCATCCACCTGGACGATCCGCTGCCGGTCGGCGCGGAGCGGTCGGCCGCGCCCCTCGTGCTCCGGCTCCACAGCTCCGAACGGGCGTTGCCGGCACCGGAACTCGCAGACGCCGTCCCGAACGCCGGCGCGGCCCCGCCGCCGCTCCCGCTCCCCGAGGTCGCCGAGCGTGTGGAGCCCGCGGGCGGCGGGCGGCTCGCGGAGCTGCTGCGGGACGGGCGTCCGGCGTTCGGTGACGCGCCGGGCAACGCGCCGGCCGTCGCCGAACTGCTCGCGGCCGGGACCGGCGCACCGGGCACGCCGCCGGGCCATCGCCTGATCATCGCGCCGCTGCACGGCAGCCATCACGTCATGGGCACGGTCCTGCTGCTCCGGAGCACGGACCGGCCCGCCTTCGCCGGCGACGACCTGCTCGTCGCGTCCCAGCTCGCCACGCACACCGCCCTCGGGGTCCAGAAGGCGGTGATGTACGGCCACGAGGCCGCCGTGGCGGACACCCTCCAGCACACGATGCTGCCGTCGTCGCTGCCCGAACCCACCGGCGTGCGGCTGGCCAGCCGCTATCTGCCCGCCTCGAAGACCGCGCAGGTAGGCGGCGACTGGTACGACGCGATCCCCCTCCCCGGCAACCGCGTGGCACTGATCGTCGGCGACGTCATGGGCCACTCGATGACCTCGGCCGCGATCATGGGCCAGCTGCGCACCATCGTGCAGACCCTCGCCGGTCTCGACCTGCCGCCCAACGAGGTCCTGCACCATCTCGACGAGCAGGCCCAGCGGCTGGGCAGCGACCACATCGCGACCTGTCTCTACGCGATCTACGACCCGATCGCGCACCGCCTGCTGATGGCGAACGCGGGGCACCCGCCCGCCGTCCTGCTGTACGAGGACGGGCGGGCCGAGGTGCTGGGGGTCCCGCCCGGAGCCCCGATCGGCGTCGGCGGTGTCGTCTTCGAGTCGGTGGAGATGGCCGCGCCCACCGGGGCGACCCTGGTGCTGTACACCGACGGGCTCGTCGAGTCCCGCGAAACGGACATCGGGAGCGGCGTCGAAGCCCTGCGGACACGCCTCGAAGGCACCGCCCGTGGACTCACCTCGCTGGAGGTGCTGTGCGACGACGTCCTCGGCATCCTCGGCCCGGGGGCCCGGGACGACGACATCGCCCTGCTCACCGCCCGGTTCGAGGGATTCCCGCCGGACAGCGTCGGCTACTGGTTCCTGGCCCCGCACCCGATGACCGCGGGCCAGGCGCGCAGGCTGACCCGCAGGGCCCTGCGCCGCTGGGGTCTCGACTCCCTGATCGACCCGACCGAACTCATGGTCAGCGAGATCGTGACGAACGCCGTGCGGTTCGCCTCGCGGCCCCTCTCGCTGCGGCTGCTGCGCACCGACGTGCTCCGCTGCGAGGTGACCGACGACTCCCCCCAGGTCCCGAGGATGCGGCAGCCCGGCCCCGGGGACGAGAGCGGTCGCGGTCTGTGTCTGGTCAATCAACTCGCCCTGCGCTGGGGCGCGACACGCGTGAGCAGCGGCAAGGTCGTGTGGTTCGAGCAGAAGATCCCGCCGAAGTAGGGGCCGCGGGGTCCGCATTCGACTGATTCCCGATCGACGCCTCCGGGGCTCGTATACCCGTGAAGGGTATGGTGGCGGTCCTAGCTCGCAGGAAGTGCGGACGCCCTGATGACGGTACGAGAGTTGCCCCGGGCCCGGTTCGAGGGCGCCGCCCGCCGGGCCCACGGTCTGCCCGTCGCGCCGTGCCCCGCGTCCGCCACACCTCTTTCCGCAGCGCACATAGGCAGCGTCCCCACGGCTTTCCGCGTCCTCTGACGCCGTCCCGCCGTGTGTGGACCGTCCCGAACCGCGTGTCGCGCATCGAGAAGAGGACTCTTCGTGAACAGCATCAACCGTCGCACCGTCCTCGCCGGACTGGGAGCGGCAGGTACCGCAGGACTGCTCGCCGCCTGCGGCAAGGACACCCCCGCCCCTCCCGCGCTCCTCAGCCCCAACGGTTCCCAGGTCAACCGGGTGGAGCGGAAGCGCAGTTCCACGGGAAGGGTCCGGAGCCTCAACGTGACCGCTGCGCCGGCCACCCTCGACCTGGGGGGCGGAGTCCGCGCCAAGTCCTGGGCCTTCAACGGGCAGATCCCCGGCAAGGAGGTCCGCATCTCCGCCGGCGACACGCTCGCCGCCGAACTGTCCAACCAGCTGCCCGGCTCGACCACGACCTCCATCCACTGGCACGGCATCTCGCTGCGCAGCGACATGGACGGCGTACCGCCGGTCACCCAGAGCCCGGTACGGGCCGGTTCCCAGTTCACGTACCGCTTCGTCGCCGACAAACCCGGCACGTACTTCTTCCACCCGCACGTGGGCATCCAGGTCGACCGCGGCATGTACACACCGCTGATCATCGAGGACCCCAAGGAGCCGCTGTCGTACGACGACGAGTGGGTCGTCGTCCTCGACGACTGGCTCGACGGCGTGACCGGCACGCCCGACGACGTCCTCGCCGAACTCACCCACCACATGTCCAGCATGGACATGAAGAGCACGGGACCGGCGTCCTCGCGGCGGGCGTCGGCACCCGCGTCCCCGTCCGCCTCCTCCGGTGACCGGGCGTCGTCCCGGTTCCGGATGAGCGGCGCCGCCAGCCCTTTGCTGGGCCGTGAGGCCGGGGACGTGAACTACCCGTACCACCTGGTCAACGGGCGGGTGGCGACCGATCCGGACGTGTACTCGGGCAAGCCCGGAAAGCGTGTCCGCCTGAGGATCATCAACGCGGGGGCCGACACCGCGTACCGCGTGGTCCTCGGCGGCCACAAACTGACCATCACCCACACGGACGGCTTCCCGGTCGAGCACGAGGAGGTCGACGCCGTCCTGGTCGCCATGGGCGAGCGGTACGACGTACTGGTCACCCTCGACGACGGCGTCTTCCCGCTCGTGGCGCTCGCCGAGGGCAAGGACGTCTCCGGCATGGCCCTCGTGCGGACCGGGTCGGGAGCCCTGCCGGATCCGGCGGTGCGGCCGGGTGAACTGGACGGGCGGACGGTGAGCGCCGACCAGCTGCGCGCGAGCGACGCCGTACGACTGGAGGCGAAGGATCCCGATCAGGTCGTCCGCGTCAAGCTGACGGGCAGCATGGGCCAGTACGACTGGGCCATCAACGGCAGGCGGTTCGACATGGCCGACCCGACCTCGAACCCGCTGCTCGTCCAGGAGGGCCAGCGGGTCCAGTTCGACTTCCTCAACGCCACGAACATGTGGCACCCGATGCATCTGCACGGCCACACGTACCAGCTCGGCGACTCCGGTCCGCGCAAGGACACGACCATCGTGCTGCCCCGCTCGAAGGTGTCCGTCGTCTTCGACGCCGACAACCCCGGGCAGTGGATGCTGCATTGCCACAACGCTTACCACAGCGAGGCCGGGATGATGGCGCTGGTCGCCTACGGAGCCTGACCCGGCCGGAATACGGAGCCTGACCCGGTCGGAATCGGGACCCGGGGTCCGGGCGGGTCGCGAGGCCCGCGGGTCCCGCGGCGGGACGGGGCCCGTGGCGCGGCGGGTCATGCGGCGGAGCTACGGGCCCGTGGCGCGGCGGGTCATGCGGCGGAGCTACGGGCCCGTGGCGCGGCGGGTCATGCGGCGGAGCTACGGGGCCGTGGCGCGGCGGGTCATGCGGCGGGGGACGCGGCCGTGGCGCGGCGGGTCAGCCGAGGAAACTCAGGCGGACCTGGCGGTTCGGGTTGTCCCGGTTCGTGTCCACGAGGCACACCGACTGCCAGGTACCGAGCTCCAGGCTCCCGTCCACCACCGGCAGGGTCGCGTGCGGCGGGACGATGGCCGGCAGGACGTGGTCGCGGCCGTGCCCGGGGCTGCCGTGACGGTGCTGCCAGCGGTCGTCCGCGGGAAGCAGCGAGTGCAGCGCGGTCAGCAGGTCGTCGTCGCTGCCGGCGCCGGTCTCGATGATGGCGATCCCGGCGGTGGCGTGGGGCACGAA
Proteins encoded:
- a CDS encoding multicopper oxidase family protein; translation: MNSINRRTVLAGLGAAGTAGLLAACGKDTPAPPALLSPNGSQVNRVERKRSSTGRVRSLNVTAAPATLDLGGGVRAKSWAFNGQIPGKEVRISAGDTLAAELSNQLPGSTTTSIHWHGISLRSDMDGVPPVTQSPVRAGSQFTYRFVADKPGTYFFHPHVGIQVDRGMYTPLIIEDPKEPLSYDDEWVVVLDDWLDGVTGTPDDVLAELTHHMSSMDMKSTGPASSRRASAPASPSASSGDRASSRFRMSGAASPLLGREAGDVNYPYHLVNGRVATDPDVYSGKPGKRVRLRIINAGADTAYRVVLGGHKLTITHTDGFPVEHEEVDAVLVAMGERYDVLVTLDDGVFPLVALAEGKDVSGMALVRTGSGALPDPAVRPGELDGRTVSADQLRASDAVRLEAKDPDQVVRVKLTGSMGQYDWAINGRRFDMADPTSNPLLVQEGQRVQFDFLNATNMWHPMHLHGHTYQLGDSGPRKDTTIVLPRSKVSVVFDADNPGQWMLHCHNAYHSEAGMMALVAYGA
- a CDS encoding secondary thiamine-phosphate synthase enzyme YjbQ encodes the protein MSDAFTTRVLNISSGSSETVVDLTRDCEAFLREVAAGRDGLLNVFVPHATAGIAIIETGAGSDDDLLTALHSLLPADDRWQHRHGSPGHGRDHVLPAIVPPHATLPVVDGSLELGTWQSVCLVDTNRDNPNRQVRLSFLG